The Vidua chalybeata isolate OUT-0048 chromosome 29, bVidCha1 merged haplotype, whole genome shotgun sequence genome window below encodes:
- the NAXE gene encoding NAD(P)H-hydrate epimerase, whose product MPGPRALLGLGLLVAAARAGGRCRDGGWGWGWARERCRCLPRRAMHVPSAGAGPTGLRFLGQEEAQAIDQELFTEYKFSVDQLMELAGLSCATAIAKAYPPSSFTTSQPAVLVVCGPGNNGGDGLVCARHLKMFGYQPTVYYPKRPSKPLFEGLTTQCKKMDIPFLPEFPAEAAFIDELYGLVVDAIFGFSFTGAVREPFGSILGTLERVTVPIASIDIPSGWDVEKGKADGLQPDMLISLTAPKKAAMHFTGRYHFLGGRFVPPALQEKYALNLPAYPGTDCVLQLT is encoded by the exons ATGCCGGGCCCGcgggctctgctgggcttggggctgctggtggcggcggcgcgggcgggcgggcggtgcCGGGACGgcggctggggctggggctgggcccgGGAGCGGTGCCGGTGCCTTCCCCGCCGCGCCATGCACGTCCCCAGCGCGGGGGCCGGCCCGACGGGGCTCCGCTTCCTGGG GCAGGAGGAGGCCCAGGCTATCGACCAGGAGCTCTTCACCGAGTACAAGTTCAGCGTGGACCAGCTGATGGAGCTGgcggggctgagctgtgccactGCCATTGCCAAg GCCTACCCACCCAGCTCCTTCACCACGAGCCAGCCCGCTGTGCTGGTGGTCTGCGGGCCAGGGAACAACGGCGGTGATGGGCTGGTCTGCGCCCGGCACCTGAAGATGTTT GGCTACCAGCCAACCGTGTATTACCCCAAGCGCCCCAGCAAGCCCCTCTTTGAAGGTTTGACCACCCAGTGCAAGAAGATGGATATTCCCTTCCTCCCCGAGTTCCCAGCTGAG GCTGCGTTCATCGACGAGCTCTATGGCCTGGTGGTGGATGCCATTTTCGGCTTCAGCTTCACGGGAGCAGTGCGGGAGCCCTTTGGCAGCATCCTGGGCACTCTGGAGCGCGTCACGGTGCCCATCGCCAGCATCGACATCCCCTCAG GCTGGGATGTGGAGAAGGGGAAGGCAGACGGCCTCCAGCCCGACATGCTCATCTCCCTGACGGCGCCCAAGAAGGCGGCGATGCATTTCACCGGCCGGTACCACTTCCTTGGGGGCAGGTTTGTGCCCCCTGCGCTCCAGGAGAAATACGCTCTGAACCTGCCAGCGTACCCCGGCACAGACTGCGTCCTGCAGCTGACCTAG
- the TTC24 gene encoding tetratricopeptide repeat protein 24: TDPTAPTAPTDPTGPTHPTAPSGPTGSTTPAAPTSCKKSRKKKKAEARAAAPEGGDEAAGRVDAIEGLTRAGHRALALGAGREAVGCFRKALLLSRDTLSPQLHRACAFNLGAAYVETGKPKKALEFLLQSQPSEAESRDRLGSLYFSVGAAHEGLQDFPKALERFEKVPSHAGAAQAGSRAGTCVQMGCCYLGMREPARAARCFLEAARAYAAAESPEAAAVALSRASGSMLQSRRFRAAEIAGVLARCRSLCEAIPDLALRGKLYNDIGLGYSQLHIFSLAAESFERALGLCGAEPQRDRHREAALLQNLGAAHNAQRSFGAALGWHRRAAALHGALGNRRAQGQSFGNLAYACSRLGNHGAAAESYLHALQAFRDSGDLQGQWQACEGLGAACFHLGDPQKAIGHYQEALILLSRCQDSPRAAHKRVVHKLTDAIQHRLRLSHLSSHGAWAPTPAQEPSQLRFCSTLPRASGTQLQGSEVGKAQAEDELYWCMPGAHPGYSGTRVALTGGLTLESCNPSGLLGSSGDDDDGPSSAPGYHSEPQANSTRITSPLPLAKPPLQLHKYHRQPEHRFSSEARPEGLAPHSTGHQNRQTLPPRPPESLDDDPTATAAGCWPRRGPRTGTGTLSLVCSLV, from the exons acagaccccactgcccccactgcccccacagaccccacaggaCCCACACACCCCACTGCCCCCTCTGGCCCCACAGGATCCACCACCCCTGCGGCCCCCACCAGCTGCAAGAAGAGCCGTAAGAAGAAGAAGGCTgaggccagggcagctgctccgGAGGGAGGGGATGAGGCGGCAGGGCGGGTGGATGCGATCGAGGGCCTCACACGAGCCGGACATCGGGCGCTGGCCCTGGGCGCCGGGCGGGAGGCAGTGGGGTGCTTCAGGAAggccctgctcctctccagggaCACACTGAGCCCCCAGCTCCACAGGGCTTGTGCTTTTAACCTGGGGGCTGCCTATGTGGAGACTGGGAAGCCCAAAAAGGCCCTTGAGTTCCTCCTCCAGTCCCAGCCCTCAGAGGCGGAGAGCAGGGACCGCTTGGGGAGCCTTTATTTCAGCGTCGGGGCGGCTCATGAAGGCCTCCAGGATTTTCCAAAGGCTCTGGAGCGTTTTGAGAAAGTCCCCAGCCACGCCGGTGCCGCGCAGGCTGGCAGCCGAGCGGGGACCTGCGTGCAGATGGGCTGCTGCTACCTGGGGATGCGCGAGCCGGCCCGGGCCGCGCGGTGCTTCCTGGAGGCGGCGCGGGCCTACGCGGCGGCCGAGAGCCCCGAGGCCGCGGCCGTGGCTCTGAGCCGGGCGAGCGGCTCCATGCTGCAGAGCCGGCGGTTCCGGGCGGCGGAGATCGCCGGGGTCCTCGCCCGGTGCCGCTCACTCTGCGAGGCCATCCCCGACCTGGCCCTGCGAG GGAAACTCTACAACGACATCGGCCTCGGCTACTCGCAGCTCCACatcttctccctggctgccGAGAGCTTCGAGCgggccctggggctgtgtggTGCGGAGCCGCAgcgggaccggcaccgggagGCCGCGCTGCTGCAGAACCTGGGCGCTGCCCACAACGCCCAGCGCAGCTTCGGCGCCGCGCTGGGCTGGCACCGGCGCGCGGCCGCGCTCCACG GCGCTCTGGGGAACCGCAGGGCTCAGGGGCAGAGCTTTGGGAACCTGGCGTACGCCTGCAGCCGGCTCGGGAACCACGGGGCAGCCGCGGAGAGCTACCTGCACGCCCTGCAAGCCTTCCGGGACTCGG GGGACTTGCAGGGGCAGTGGCAAGCGTGCGAGGGGCTGGGCGCAGCGTGCTTCCACCTGGGAGACCCCCAGAAAGCCATCGGGCACTATCAGGAGGCTCTGATTTTGCTTTCCCGCTGTCAG gacagccccagagctgcccacaaACGGGTCGTGCACAAGCTCACAGATGCCATCCAGCACCGACTCCGCCTCAGCCACCTCTCCTCCCACGGGGCTTGGgcacccaccccagcccag GAGCCCAGCCAGCTGCGGTTTTGCTCCACGCTGCCCCGTGCCAGTGGGACACAGCTCCAGGGGAGCGAGGT GGGGAAAGCCCAGGCTGAGGACGAGCTGTATTGGTGTATGCCAGGAGCACATCCTGGGTATTCAG GCACAAGAGTGGCCCTGACTGGTGGTCTCACACTGGAGTCCTGCAACCCAAGTGgcctcctgggcagctctggggacgATGATGATggtcccagctcagctccagggtATCACAGTGAGCCCCAGGCTAACAG CACGAGGATCACGAGCCCCCTGCCCCTGGCCAAGCCACCCCTCCAGCTCCACAAGTACCACAGACAACCAGAACATCGCTTCTCCAGTGAGGCCAGGCCAGAGGGTCTCGCACCGCATTCCACGGGGCATCAAAACCGCCAAACCCTCCCTCCGAGGCCTCCGGAGAG CCTTGACGACGAccccactgccactgctgccGGCTGCTGGCCCCGCCGGGGACCTCGCACGGGGACCGGGACTCTGTCCCTCGTCTGCAGCCTCGTGTGA